A portion of the Desulfuromonas thiophila genome contains these proteins:
- a CDS encoding ABC transporter ATP-binding protein codes for MLHLEQVSKQFDGLPALAQVSFAVPAGQLTAIIGPNGAGKSTLINAISGQLRPDSGAIRFAGRDLAGQPPQLRPRLGIQRTFQNLRLFPQLSLVDNVLTGLTCDAGRSLLMALLRPPYLRHRERQLRLRALAALDRFGLTDKADWPAGVLAYGDKKRLELARATVSNPRLLLLDEPVAGLNAVESAAVANQLRQLRRAGQTLVLVEHDMALVMDLADQVVVLDSGRCIACGPPAAIRRNPLVLEAYLGNLEATA; via the coding sequence ATGCTGCATCTTGAGCAGGTCAGCAAGCAGTTCGATGGCCTGCCGGCCCTGGCGCAGGTGTCCTTTGCGGTACCGGCGGGTCAGCTAACCGCCATCATCGGTCCCAACGGCGCCGGCAAGAGCACCCTGATCAATGCCATCAGCGGCCAGCTGCGGCCCGACAGCGGCGCCATCCGTTTTGCCGGCCGCGATCTGGCCGGCCAGCCGCCCCAGCTGCGACCGCGCCTTGGCATTCAGCGCACCTTCCAGAACCTGCGGCTGTTTCCGCAACTGTCGCTGGTGGACAACGTGCTGACCGGCCTGACCTGTGACGCCGGCCGTTCGCTGCTGATGGCCCTGCTGCGCCCCCCCTATCTGCGCCACCGTGAACGCCAGCTGCGCCTGCGCGCCCTGGCGGCCCTCGACCGCTTTGGCCTGACCGACAAGGCCGACTGGCCCGCCGGCGTGCTGGCGTATGGCGATAAAAAACGGCTGGAGCTGGCCCGCGCCACGGTCAGCAACCCGCGTCTGCTACTGCTTGACGAGCCGGTGGCGGGTCTGAACGCCGTTGAAAGCGCCGCCGTGGCCAACCAGCTGCGCCAGCTGCGCCGCGCCGGTCAGACCCTGGTGCTGGTGGAGCATGACATGGCGCTGGTGATGGATCTGGCCGATCAGGTGGTGGTCCTCGACAGCGGCCGCTGCATCGCCTGCGGACCGCCGGCGGCCATCCGCCGCAATCCCCTGGTGCTGGAAGCCTATCTCGGCAATCTGGAGGCCACCGCCTGA
- a CDS encoding branched-chain amino acid ABC transporter permease, with protein sequence MSGRARLLYFIRLHRCGLAVSLFAGLLLLTPLLLTNPYHLGLTNQVALLALVVLGLNLFVGFAGQISLGHAAFFGLGAYGSAIATVRYGLPAWPALLLVAALVALVALLLGLVVLRLEGHYLAMATLGFNLVLHSVLLEWDSLTGGPSGFYGIAPLQLGSFVFDSEARLHYLLWSFCLLALLLSLNLVRSGVGRGLAALAGDPVAAAALGVAVGPAKIRVFVLSAVYAAVGGSLFAHSYGFISPDSFDIFASTDLVIMVVIGGMGSLWGSLLGAAFISLLPEWIDLFETWKDFVHGGLLVLILLFLPQGLVRGLSETLRRRTALKQRQQVSGHAAS encoded by the coding sequence ATGTCCGGCCGCGCCCGTCTGCTCTATTTTATACGCCTGCACCGTTGCGGGCTGGCTGTCAGTCTGTTTGCCGGTCTGCTCCTGCTGACGCCGCTGCTGCTGACCAATCCCTACCATCTGGGGCTGACCAACCAGGTGGCGCTGCTTGCCCTGGTGGTGCTGGGCCTGAATCTGTTTGTCGGCTTCGCCGGTCAGATCTCCCTCGGTCACGCCGCCTTCTTCGGTCTGGGCGCCTACGGTTCCGCCATCGCCACGGTACGCTATGGCCTGCCGGCCTGGCCGGCGCTGCTGCTGGTGGCCGCGCTGGTGGCGCTGGTGGCGCTGCTGCTGGGGCTGGTGGTGCTGCGCCTGGAGGGCCATTACCTGGCCATGGCGACCCTGGGATTCAATCTGGTGCTGCACAGCGTGCTGCTGGAATGGGACAGTCTTACCGGCGGACCGAGCGGTTTCTACGGCATCGCTCCCCTGCAGCTGGGCAGCTTCGTCTTCGACAGCGAGGCCCGGCTGCATTATCTGCTGTGGTCCTTCTGCCTGCTGGCACTGCTGCTGAGCCTGAATCTGGTGCGCAGCGGCGTGGGTCGTGGCCTGGCAGCGCTGGCCGGTGACCCGGTGGCGGCCGCCGCCCTGGGTGTCGCGGTCGGCCCGGCCAAGATTCGGGTGTTCGTGCTGTCAGCGGTCTACGCCGCCGTCGGCGGCAGCCTGTTCGCCCACAGCTACGGGTTCATCAGTCCCGATTCCTTCGATATCTTTGCCTCCACCGATCTGGTCATCATGGTGGTCATCGGCGGCATGGGTTCGCTGTGGGGCAGTCTGCTGGGCGCGGCCTTCATCAGCCTGCTGCCGGAATGGATCGACCTGTTCGAAACCTGGAAGGATTTCGTTCACGGCGGGCTGCTGGTGCTGATCCTGCTGTTTCTGCCCCAGGGCCTGGTGCGCGGCCTGAGTGAAACCCTGCGCCGGCGGACCGCCCTGAAACAACGCCAGCAGGTATCCGGCCATGCTGCATCTTGA
- a CDS encoding 2-oxoacid:acceptor oxidoreductase family protein, with product MKQQIIVSGIGGQGVLLLTRVIAQAALSAGLPVLTSETHGMAQRGGSVLSTIKVGGFASPLIRAGQADVALLLWADNLAVHRPLLKADGALFINSASAPAGCSCDASALARQIGPAVLANLVLLGCALRQQALFCDASACRAAIEQLVPARLLAVNLQALDAGLAG from the coding sequence ATGAAGCAGCAGATCATCGTCAGCGGCATCGGCGGCCAGGGCGTGCTGCTGTTGACCCGCGTTATCGCTCAGGCCGCTCTCAGCGCCGGCCTGCCGGTACTGACCTCGGAAACCCACGGCATGGCCCAGCGCGGTGGCAGCGTGCTGTCGACCATCAAGGTCGGCGGCTTCGCCAGCCCACTGATCCGCGCCGGTCAGGCCGATGTCGCCCTGCTGCTGTGGGCCGACAATCTGGCCGTGCACCGGCCGCTGCTCAAGGCCGACGGCGCCCTGTTCATCAACAGTGCCAGCGCCCCGGCAGGCTGCAGCTGCGATGCCAGCGCCCTGGCACGCCAGATCGGTCCGGCGGTCCTGGCCAATCTGGTGCTGCTTGGCTGCGCCCTGCGCCAGCAGGCGCTGTTCTGCGATGCCTCCGCCTGCCGTGCCGCCATCGAGCAGCTGGTGCCGGCCCGCCTGCTGGCGGTCAATCTGCAGGCCCTCGACGCCGGTCTGGCGGGCTAG